Proteins from one Cyclopterus lumpus isolate fCycLum1 chromosome 11, fCycLum1.pri, whole genome shotgun sequence genomic window:
- the ctdp1 gene encoding RNA polymerase II subunit A C-terminal domain phosphatase isoform X1, with translation MEDPPAGGGGGGGGGGGGAAAAAAAAEGPAVQVADIRCPKGALPLRLLEWKVKPGSHVNLDSVLAICVPIPQEKGAEAATRLRERKVKSDRAGVVRELCCQLGQVIPPGGVVVRIEECSHPIVMKGLCAECGQDLTQLQSKNGNQQIPISTATVSMVHSVPELMVSSEQAEQLGREDQQRLHRNKKLVLMVDLDQTLIHTTEQHCQRMSNKGIFHFQLGRGEPMLHTRLRPHCNAFLEKIAKLFELHVFTFGSRLYAHTIAGFLDPEKKLFSHRILSRDECIDPFSKTGNLRNLFPCGDSMVSIIDDREDVWKFAPNLITVKKYIYFQGTGDINAPPGSREAPMPKKAGGPSSRPAKSAEPVGTSNADEPNNVPKKRAKDHGLSGKEESTTSPSTRGVPVDERTHPTGVVEDESGQGKGSEAEAGTGVAASGETQVGDGTNAKEDDSDRTLVARKAQDGANRSAPSHESNNLDFDLSSDSDNDSNKEKPPSPESDGEAKLSQAKKSGQEGEPTSGDGDGKGRIEGETISDAAEPSGVLLPDPELDNGCSDRREPETESQNSEQSGVTMGEELLDQSMEEEEEEDDEADVDQDDHLIYLEEVLERIHAEYYARYETYLKKEAPEMPDIRKIAPELKSKTLEGTTIVFSGLYPTSYPMERTREYYHAKALGAKIGKNLVLNSEDACRTTHLIAARAGTEKVRQAQDCKHLHVVNPDWLWSCLERWERVEEQLYPLKEDCSKMPRSNSPAAFRDIQGCLQTHVFQPAPIHHQPLPQAPEVQTYNPVTGKLIRKGPQAPRPPSYLQAPGSCLRGTSKQEDASGSIQDDEQPGPSRRKRQQSMSETMPLYTLCKEDLESMDKEVDDILGEESDNESEGRGKEKPGNEEVEDEGRQRRSGAGQLATTTTTTTTAAPGGELGPQAVSVEERIQTASSEGGVTRGHKRKHDEAKEEEDDRKEEEHDHKEAEESADESSKDSNEEGGGSSSEADEMAAALDLELNDFM, from the exons ATGGAGGATCCccctgcaggtggtggtggtggtggtggtggcggcggtggaggagcagcagcggcggcggcggcggcggagggcCCCGCGGTGCAGGTGGCAGATATCCGCTGCCCGAAGGGGGCTCTCCCTCTCCGGCTCCTCGAGTGGAAAGTCAAACCCGGGTCTCACGTGAACCTGGACTCCGTGCTCGCGATATGCGTCCCTATACCCCAGGAGAAGGGGGCAGAGGCAGCCACCAGGCTGCGGGAGAGGAAGGTGAAATCGGACCGCGCTGGAGTCGTCAGGGAGCTGTGCTGTCAACTTGGGCAGGTCATACCTCCCGG aggGGTCGTCGTCAGAATAGAAGAATGCAGCCATCCAATAGTAATGAAGGGGTTATGTGCCGAATGTGGCCAGGACCTGACTCA GCTGCAGAGCAAGAATGGGAACCAGCAAATTCCCATCTCCACAGCAACCGTCTCCATGGTGCACAGTGTCCCTGAGCTGATGGTCAGCTCAGag CAAGCGGAGCAGCTGGGCAGAGAAGACCAGCAGAGACTCCACCGGAACAAAAAGCTGGTCCTGATGGTGGATCTGGACCAGACGCTGATCCACACCACTGAACAGCACTGTCAGCGTATGTCCAATAAG GGTATCTTCCACTTCCAGCTCGGGCGAGGCGAGCCGATGCTCCACACGCGACTGCGCCCGCACTGCAATGCCTTCCTGGAGAAAATCGCCAAACTCTTCGAGTTGCACGTCTTCACGTTCGGGAGCCGCCTTTACGCACACACCATCGCAG gttttctggATCCTGAAAAGAAGCTTTTCTCCCATCGGATCCTTTCCAGAGACGAATGCATCGACCCGTTCTCCAAGACGGGGAATCTGAG gaatCTTTTCCCGTGTGGCGACTCCATGGTCTCCATAATCGACGACCGAGAGGACGTGTGGAAGTTTGCGCCGAACCTCATCACTGTGAAGAAGTACATCTACTTCCAGGGCACGGGGGACATCAACGCTCCCCCCGGATCACGGGAAGCTCCGATGCCAAAGAAAG CAGGAGGACCGTCGAGTCGACCGGCAAAGAGCGCGGAACCAGTCGGGACGTCGAACGCCGATGAGCCAAATAACGTCCCCAAGAAAAGGGCGAAAGACCACGGCCTTTCTGGAAAGGAAGAGTCCACAACCTCGCCGTCTACTCGGGGAGTACCGGTGGATGAACGGACACACCCCACGGGGGTTGTGGAGGATGAATCGGGACAAGGTAAAGGGTCAGAGGCCGAGGCGGGGACTGGGGTGGCGGCGTCGGGGGAAACTCAGGTGGGCGACGGAACGAACGCTAAGGAAGACGATAGCGACAGGACACTGGTGGCACGAAAGGCGCAGGACGGCGCGAACCGCTCGGCACCGAGCCACGAGTCCAATAACTTGGACTTTGATCTTTCCAGTGACAGTGACAATGACTCCAATAAAGAAAAACCTCCCTCGCCAGAGAGTGACGGCGAAGCCAAGTTGAGTCAGGCGAAGAAATCTGGGCAGGAAGGAGAACCGACGTCTGGCGACGGGGACGGTAAAGGCCGGATCGAAGGAGAAACCATCTCCGACGCGGCGGAACCTTCGGGGGTTCTCCTCCCGGACCCCGAGCTGGATAACGGCTGCTCGGACCGGAGGGAGCCAGAAACCGAGTCGCAGAATAGCGAACAATCTGGCGTCACCATGGGAGAGGAGCTGCTGGACCAaagcatggaggaggaggaggaagaggacgacgaAGCTGACGTCGACCAGGACGACCACCTGATCTACCTGGAGGAAGTGCTAGAAAGGATCCACGCCGAGTACTACGCGCGGTACGAGACCTACCTGAAGAAGGAGGCCCCCGAAATGCCGGACATCCGCAAGATCGCCCCCGAGTTAAAAAGCAAGACACTGGAGGGCACGACGATCGTGTTCAGTGGCCTGTACCCGACCAGCTACCCCATGGAGAGGACCCGCGAGTACTACCACGCCAAAGCACTGGGGGCCAAGATTGGCAAGAACCTGGTTCTTAACTCCGAAGATGCCTGTCGGACGACGCATCTCATCGCAGCAAGAGCCG GCACCGAGAAGGTTCGTCAGGCACAAGACTGCAAGCACCTCCACGTCGTCAACCCCGACTGGCTGTGGAGCTGCCTGGAGCGCtgggagagggtggaggagcagctgtACCCGCTAAAAGAGGACTGCTCCAAGATGCCACG GAGCAACAGTCCGGCAGCATTCCGTGACATTCAGGGCTGCCTGCAGACGCACGTCTTCCAGCCGGCTCCCATCCACCACCAACCTCTGCCTCAAGCCCCCGAGGTCCAAACCTACAACCCCGTCACGGGAAAGCTGATCCGCAAGGGCCCCCAGGCGCCACGGCCGCCGTCCTACCTCCAGGCGCCGGGGTCTTGTCTCAG GGGAACCTCAAAGCAGGAGGACGCGTCGGGGTCCATCCAGGACGACGAGCAGCCCGGGCCGTCTCGTCGGAAGCGGCAGCAGAGCATGTCGGAGACGATGCCGCTGTACACTCTGTGCAAGGAGGATCTGGAGAGCATGGACAAAGAG gtgGACGACATCTTGGGAGAGGAGAGCGACAACGAAAGTGAGGGCCGAGGGAAGGAGAAGCCCGgtaatgaggaggtggaggacgaagGGCGGCAGCGGCGGTCAGGAGCTGGACAgctagcaacaacaacaacaacaacaacaacagcagcaccaGGAGGAGAGCTCGGTCCTCAGGCGGTGAGCGTGGAGGAGAGGATCCAGACGGCATCCAGTGAGGGCGGTGTGACAAG
- the ctdp1 gene encoding RNA polymerase II subunit A C-terminal domain phosphatase isoform X2 — protein MEDPPAGGGGGGGGGGGGAAAAAAAAEGPAVQVADIRCPKGALPLRLLEWKVKPGSHVNLDSVLAICVPIPQEKGAEAATRLRERKVKSDRAGVVRELCCQLGQVIPPGGVVVRIEECSHPIVMKGLCAECGQDLTQLQSKNGNQQIPISTATVSMVHSVPELMVSSEQAEQLGREDQQRLHRNKKLVLMVDLDQTLIHTTEQHCQRMSNKGIFHFQLGRGEPMLHTRLRPHCNAFLEKIAKLFELHVFTFGSRLYAHTIAGFLDPEKKLFSHRILSRDECIDPFSKTGNLRNLFPCGDSMVSIIDDREDVWKFAPNLITVKKYIYFQGTGDINAPPGSREAPMPKKGGPSSRPAKSAEPVGTSNADEPNNVPKKRAKDHGLSGKEESTTSPSTRGVPVDERTHPTGVVEDESGQGKGSEAEAGTGVAASGETQVGDGTNAKEDDSDRTLVARKAQDGANRSAPSHESNNLDFDLSSDSDNDSNKEKPPSPESDGEAKLSQAKKSGQEGEPTSGDGDGKGRIEGETISDAAEPSGVLLPDPELDNGCSDRREPETESQNSEQSGVTMGEELLDQSMEEEEEEDDEADVDQDDHLIYLEEVLERIHAEYYARYETYLKKEAPEMPDIRKIAPELKSKTLEGTTIVFSGLYPTSYPMERTREYYHAKALGAKIGKNLVLNSEDACRTTHLIAARAGTEKVRQAQDCKHLHVVNPDWLWSCLERWERVEEQLYPLKEDCSKMPRSNSPAAFRDIQGCLQTHVFQPAPIHHQPLPQAPEVQTYNPVTGKLIRKGPQAPRPPSYLQAPGSCLRGTSKQEDASGSIQDDEQPGPSRRKRQQSMSETMPLYTLCKEDLESMDKEVDDILGEESDNESEGRGKEKPGNEEVEDEGRQRRSGAGQLATTTTTTTTAAPGGELGPQAVSVEERIQTASSEGGVTRGHKRKHDEAKEEEDDRKEEEHDHKEAEESADESSKDSNEEGGGSSSEADEMAAALDLELNDFM, from the exons ATGGAGGATCCccctgcaggtggtggtggtggtggtggtggcggcggtggaggagcagcagcggcggcggcggcggcggagggcCCCGCGGTGCAGGTGGCAGATATCCGCTGCCCGAAGGGGGCTCTCCCTCTCCGGCTCCTCGAGTGGAAAGTCAAACCCGGGTCTCACGTGAACCTGGACTCCGTGCTCGCGATATGCGTCCCTATACCCCAGGAGAAGGGGGCAGAGGCAGCCACCAGGCTGCGGGAGAGGAAGGTGAAATCGGACCGCGCTGGAGTCGTCAGGGAGCTGTGCTGTCAACTTGGGCAGGTCATACCTCCCGG aggGGTCGTCGTCAGAATAGAAGAATGCAGCCATCCAATAGTAATGAAGGGGTTATGTGCCGAATGTGGCCAGGACCTGACTCA GCTGCAGAGCAAGAATGGGAACCAGCAAATTCCCATCTCCACAGCAACCGTCTCCATGGTGCACAGTGTCCCTGAGCTGATGGTCAGCTCAGag CAAGCGGAGCAGCTGGGCAGAGAAGACCAGCAGAGACTCCACCGGAACAAAAAGCTGGTCCTGATGGTGGATCTGGACCAGACGCTGATCCACACCACTGAACAGCACTGTCAGCGTATGTCCAATAAG GGTATCTTCCACTTCCAGCTCGGGCGAGGCGAGCCGATGCTCCACACGCGACTGCGCCCGCACTGCAATGCCTTCCTGGAGAAAATCGCCAAACTCTTCGAGTTGCACGTCTTCACGTTCGGGAGCCGCCTTTACGCACACACCATCGCAG gttttctggATCCTGAAAAGAAGCTTTTCTCCCATCGGATCCTTTCCAGAGACGAATGCATCGACCCGTTCTCCAAGACGGGGAATCTGAG gaatCTTTTCCCGTGTGGCGACTCCATGGTCTCCATAATCGACGACCGAGAGGACGTGTGGAAGTTTGCGCCGAACCTCATCACTGTGAAGAAGTACATCTACTTCCAGGGCACGGGGGACATCAACGCTCCCCCCGGATCACGGGAAGCTCCGATGCCAAAGAAAG GAGGACCGTCGAGTCGACCGGCAAAGAGCGCGGAACCAGTCGGGACGTCGAACGCCGATGAGCCAAATAACGTCCCCAAGAAAAGGGCGAAAGACCACGGCCTTTCTGGAAAGGAAGAGTCCACAACCTCGCCGTCTACTCGGGGAGTACCGGTGGATGAACGGACACACCCCACGGGGGTTGTGGAGGATGAATCGGGACAAGGTAAAGGGTCAGAGGCCGAGGCGGGGACTGGGGTGGCGGCGTCGGGGGAAACTCAGGTGGGCGACGGAACGAACGCTAAGGAAGACGATAGCGACAGGACACTGGTGGCACGAAAGGCGCAGGACGGCGCGAACCGCTCGGCACCGAGCCACGAGTCCAATAACTTGGACTTTGATCTTTCCAGTGACAGTGACAATGACTCCAATAAAGAAAAACCTCCCTCGCCAGAGAGTGACGGCGAAGCCAAGTTGAGTCAGGCGAAGAAATCTGGGCAGGAAGGAGAACCGACGTCTGGCGACGGGGACGGTAAAGGCCGGATCGAAGGAGAAACCATCTCCGACGCGGCGGAACCTTCGGGGGTTCTCCTCCCGGACCCCGAGCTGGATAACGGCTGCTCGGACCGGAGGGAGCCAGAAACCGAGTCGCAGAATAGCGAACAATCTGGCGTCACCATGGGAGAGGAGCTGCTGGACCAaagcatggaggaggaggaggaagaggacgacgaAGCTGACGTCGACCAGGACGACCACCTGATCTACCTGGAGGAAGTGCTAGAAAGGATCCACGCCGAGTACTACGCGCGGTACGAGACCTACCTGAAGAAGGAGGCCCCCGAAATGCCGGACATCCGCAAGATCGCCCCCGAGTTAAAAAGCAAGACACTGGAGGGCACGACGATCGTGTTCAGTGGCCTGTACCCGACCAGCTACCCCATGGAGAGGACCCGCGAGTACTACCACGCCAAAGCACTGGGGGCCAAGATTGGCAAGAACCTGGTTCTTAACTCCGAAGATGCCTGTCGGACGACGCATCTCATCGCAGCAAGAGCCG GCACCGAGAAGGTTCGTCAGGCACAAGACTGCAAGCACCTCCACGTCGTCAACCCCGACTGGCTGTGGAGCTGCCTGGAGCGCtgggagagggtggaggagcagctgtACCCGCTAAAAGAGGACTGCTCCAAGATGCCACG GAGCAACAGTCCGGCAGCATTCCGTGACATTCAGGGCTGCCTGCAGACGCACGTCTTCCAGCCGGCTCCCATCCACCACCAACCTCTGCCTCAAGCCCCCGAGGTCCAAACCTACAACCCCGTCACGGGAAAGCTGATCCGCAAGGGCCCCCAGGCGCCACGGCCGCCGTCCTACCTCCAGGCGCCGGGGTCTTGTCTCAG GGGAACCTCAAAGCAGGAGGACGCGTCGGGGTCCATCCAGGACGACGAGCAGCCCGGGCCGTCTCGTCGGAAGCGGCAGCAGAGCATGTCGGAGACGATGCCGCTGTACACTCTGTGCAAGGAGGATCTGGAGAGCATGGACAAAGAG gtgGACGACATCTTGGGAGAGGAGAGCGACAACGAAAGTGAGGGCCGAGGGAAGGAGAAGCCCGgtaatgaggaggtggaggacgaagGGCGGCAGCGGCGGTCAGGAGCTGGACAgctagcaacaacaacaacaacaacaacaacagcagcaccaGGAGGAGAGCTCGGTCCTCAGGCGGTGAGCGTGGAGGAGAGGATCCAGACGGCATCCAGTGAGGGCGGTGTGACAAG
- the ctdp1 gene encoding RNA polymerase II subunit A C-terminal domain phosphatase isoform X3: protein MEDPPAGGGGGGGGGGGGAAAAAAAAEGPAVQVADIRCPKGALPLRLLEWKVKPGSHVNLDSVLAICVPIPQEKGAEAATRLRERKVKSDRAGVVRELCCQLGQVIPPGGVVVRIEECSHPIVMKGLCAECGQDLTQLQSKNGNQQIPISTATVSMVHSVPELMVSSEQAEQLGREDQQRLHRNKKLVLMVDLDQTLIHTTEQHCQRMSNKGIFHFQLGRGEPMLHTRLRPHCNAFLEKIAKLFELHVFTFGSRLYAHTIAGFLDPEKKLFSHRILSRDECIDPFSKTGNLRNLFPCGDSMVSIIDDREDVWKFAPNLITVKKYIYFQGTGDINAPPGSREAPMPKKAGGPSSRPAKSAEPVGTSNADEPNNVPKKRAKDHGLSGKEESTTSPSTRGVPVDERTHPTGVVEDESGQGKGSEAEAGTGVAASGETQVGDGTNAKEDDSDRTLVARKAQDGANRSAPSHESNNLDFDLSSDSDNDSNKEKPPSPESDGEAKLSQAKKSGQEGEPTSGDGDGKGRIEGETISDAAEPSGVLLPDPELDNGCSDRREPETESQNSEQSGVTMGEELLDQSMEEEEEEDDEADVDQDDHLIYLEEVLERIHAEYYARYETYLKKEAPEMPDIRKIAPELKSKTLEGTTIVFSGLYPTSYPMERTREYYHAKALGAKIGKNLVLNSEDACRTTHLIAARAGTEKVRQAQDCKHLHVVNPDWLWSCLERWERVEEQLYPLKEDCSKMPRSNSPAAFRDIQGCLQTHVFQPAPIHHQPLPQAPEVQTYNPVTGKLIRKGPQAPRPPSYLQAPGSCLRGTSKQEDASGSIQDDEQPGPSRRKRQQSMSETMPLYTLCKEDLESMDKEMHCVSNVTLLGPPQLKGSL, encoded by the exons ATGGAGGATCCccctgcaggtggtggtggtggtggtggtggcggcggtggaggagcagcagcggcggcggcggcggcggagggcCCCGCGGTGCAGGTGGCAGATATCCGCTGCCCGAAGGGGGCTCTCCCTCTCCGGCTCCTCGAGTGGAAAGTCAAACCCGGGTCTCACGTGAACCTGGACTCCGTGCTCGCGATATGCGTCCCTATACCCCAGGAGAAGGGGGCAGAGGCAGCCACCAGGCTGCGGGAGAGGAAGGTGAAATCGGACCGCGCTGGAGTCGTCAGGGAGCTGTGCTGTCAACTTGGGCAGGTCATACCTCCCGG aggGGTCGTCGTCAGAATAGAAGAATGCAGCCATCCAATAGTAATGAAGGGGTTATGTGCCGAATGTGGCCAGGACCTGACTCA GCTGCAGAGCAAGAATGGGAACCAGCAAATTCCCATCTCCACAGCAACCGTCTCCATGGTGCACAGTGTCCCTGAGCTGATGGTCAGCTCAGag CAAGCGGAGCAGCTGGGCAGAGAAGACCAGCAGAGACTCCACCGGAACAAAAAGCTGGTCCTGATGGTGGATCTGGACCAGACGCTGATCCACACCACTGAACAGCACTGTCAGCGTATGTCCAATAAG GGTATCTTCCACTTCCAGCTCGGGCGAGGCGAGCCGATGCTCCACACGCGACTGCGCCCGCACTGCAATGCCTTCCTGGAGAAAATCGCCAAACTCTTCGAGTTGCACGTCTTCACGTTCGGGAGCCGCCTTTACGCACACACCATCGCAG gttttctggATCCTGAAAAGAAGCTTTTCTCCCATCGGATCCTTTCCAGAGACGAATGCATCGACCCGTTCTCCAAGACGGGGAATCTGAG gaatCTTTTCCCGTGTGGCGACTCCATGGTCTCCATAATCGACGACCGAGAGGACGTGTGGAAGTTTGCGCCGAACCTCATCACTGTGAAGAAGTACATCTACTTCCAGGGCACGGGGGACATCAACGCTCCCCCCGGATCACGGGAAGCTCCGATGCCAAAGAAAG CAGGAGGACCGTCGAGTCGACCGGCAAAGAGCGCGGAACCAGTCGGGACGTCGAACGCCGATGAGCCAAATAACGTCCCCAAGAAAAGGGCGAAAGACCACGGCCTTTCTGGAAAGGAAGAGTCCACAACCTCGCCGTCTACTCGGGGAGTACCGGTGGATGAACGGACACACCCCACGGGGGTTGTGGAGGATGAATCGGGACAAGGTAAAGGGTCAGAGGCCGAGGCGGGGACTGGGGTGGCGGCGTCGGGGGAAACTCAGGTGGGCGACGGAACGAACGCTAAGGAAGACGATAGCGACAGGACACTGGTGGCACGAAAGGCGCAGGACGGCGCGAACCGCTCGGCACCGAGCCACGAGTCCAATAACTTGGACTTTGATCTTTCCAGTGACAGTGACAATGACTCCAATAAAGAAAAACCTCCCTCGCCAGAGAGTGACGGCGAAGCCAAGTTGAGTCAGGCGAAGAAATCTGGGCAGGAAGGAGAACCGACGTCTGGCGACGGGGACGGTAAAGGCCGGATCGAAGGAGAAACCATCTCCGACGCGGCGGAACCTTCGGGGGTTCTCCTCCCGGACCCCGAGCTGGATAACGGCTGCTCGGACCGGAGGGAGCCAGAAACCGAGTCGCAGAATAGCGAACAATCTGGCGTCACCATGGGAGAGGAGCTGCTGGACCAaagcatggaggaggaggaggaagaggacgacgaAGCTGACGTCGACCAGGACGACCACCTGATCTACCTGGAGGAAGTGCTAGAAAGGATCCACGCCGAGTACTACGCGCGGTACGAGACCTACCTGAAGAAGGAGGCCCCCGAAATGCCGGACATCCGCAAGATCGCCCCCGAGTTAAAAAGCAAGACACTGGAGGGCACGACGATCGTGTTCAGTGGCCTGTACCCGACCAGCTACCCCATGGAGAGGACCCGCGAGTACTACCACGCCAAAGCACTGGGGGCCAAGATTGGCAAGAACCTGGTTCTTAACTCCGAAGATGCCTGTCGGACGACGCATCTCATCGCAGCAAGAGCCG GCACCGAGAAGGTTCGTCAGGCACAAGACTGCAAGCACCTCCACGTCGTCAACCCCGACTGGCTGTGGAGCTGCCTGGAGCGCtgggagagggtggaggagcagctgtACCCGCTAAAAGAGGACTGCTCCAAGATGCCACG GAGCAACAGTCCGGCAGCATTCCGTGACATTCAGGGCTGCCTGCAGACGCACGTCTTCCAGCCGGCTCCCATCCACCACCAACCTCTGCCTCAAGCCCCCGAGGTCCAAACCTACAACCCCGTCACGGGAAAGCTGATCCGCAAGGGCCCCCAGGCGCCACGGCCGCCGTCCTACCTCCAGGCGCCGGGGTCTTGTCTCAG GGGAACCTCAAAGCAGGAGGACGCGTCGGGGTCCATCCAGGACGACGAGCAGCCCGGGCCGTCTCGTCGGAAGCGGCAGCAGAGCATGTCGGAGACGATGCCGCTGTACACTCTGTGCAAGGAGGATCTGGAGAGCATGGACAAAGAG atgcACTGTGTTTCAAATGTCACCCTCCTTGGACCGCCTCAGCTAAAGGGCAGTCTGTGA